One candidate division TA06 bacterium genomic window, AGTTTTGGCTTGTTTAAGTATCTCCACGGCAGTTTCCTTTGCCGGAACCTGGGTGGAATCTTCGCAGGCCGATTTTGCTGATGGCGATTTCAACGCCAACGTTTTCACCTCCAAGGAAGGCAGCGACAGCGGTTGCGTTAAATCTGCGCCGGGAGCGTTCTATGACCTGAACAAGGATGGCCGGCCGGACATTATCATATGTAATTTGGAAGGCTCATACACATACATCTATTGGGGAAAGCACGATTGGACATATTCTGCAGACAGTTCACAATCCCTGCCTTCCAGCGGATCAACCGGTAACTCGGTAGATGATATTGATAAGGACGGTAATTTGGACATTCTCATCAGTAATTATTATGGGAATGCTGTGATTTATTGGGGCAGTAAAGCCGGATATTCTGCAGATAATTCTACAACTTTAACTGCATATGCCGGCCACGGCAATAGTATTGTTGACCTTAACCATGACGGTGCCTTGGATATCCTTGTATCTCGCATGAATGGAACAGAGATATATATTTTTTGGGGAAATAAAAAGGATAGAAGGAGCTTTATCCGAACAACTCTTAGCGGATTTAGTTCTTCCGATGTTGCCGTGTCCGATCTTAACAAAGACGGCGTATTGGACATTGTGGTCCCCAACAAACAGGGAAATTATCCTCCGGCCGGCGGATTCACTTTCAGCATCCCTTCGTACATCTACTATGGGCAAAAAAGCCAGGACTCGGTGTTTTACAACGACAACGCCAAGGATTCCTTGGAAACCTATGGAGCTTACTGCGTCTCAATCGGTGATGTGGATAAGGACGGCTGGCTGGACATAGTGTTCAGCAATCACCGTAACGATGCGACGTATAATGTTAATTCCTATATTTATTGGGGCAGCGCCACAGGTTTCAAAACAAAACCACGCCAAGAACTTGAAACGCATTCTGCCATTGGAAACACAATCGTCGATCTGGATCGTGATGGCAATAACGATATTATTTTTGCCAATTGGTATAATGATCTATCCTATAAAATAAATTCTTTCGTGTACTGGGGGCCAGACTTTAGTGCCAGAACAGAATTGC contains:
- a CDS encoding VCBS repeat-containing protein; its protein translation is MKKLSFPLAVLACLSISTAVSFAGTWVESSQADFADGDFNANVFTSKEGSDSGCVKSAPGAFYDLNKDGRPDIIICNLEGSYTYIYWGKHDWTYSADSSQSLPSSGSTGNSVDDIDKDGNLDILISNYYGNAVIYWGSKAGYSADNSTTLTAYAGHGNSIVDLNHDGALDILVSRMNGTEIYIFWGNKKDRRSFIRTTLSGFSSSDVAVSDLNKDGVLDIVVPNKQGNYPPAGGFTFSIPSYIYYGQKSQDSVFYNDNAKDSLETYGAYCVSIGDVDKDGWLDIVFSNHRNDATYNVNSYIYWGSATGFKTKPRQELETHSAIGNTIVDLDRDGNNDIIFANWYNDLSYKINSFVYWGPDFSARTELPTNGAHGALVGKLSNNSINDVLITNSYGGWSYIFHGVSKTGYISYDSLPSSYGHISTKDNGNIHNRGKTETYNSSVFGNGTDTYSWGTCSWNATLPVGTSLQVQLRSGNTANPDDGAWSTWSPVVKSGGKAGLANSKYTQYQVIFTTNDYFGTPTVDGFSLDYQIITGIAGGAGEESGRKYFKISNLPKLGGADIVYQLSVPERVRINIYNIEGRLVANLANTVQSSGQHQLKWEAKNASGSMVSSGIYICRAEIGRDIYFGKIVLVK